The DNA region TAGCCAACCAGCTCAAGAAACAACTGAAAGCTAATAAATGACGAAAAGGGACTACCCGGTTCTACAGCTCTACTGAAAGGATTTAGTGCTTAACCTATTTCAACTAATTTCAGACTATGATCAATCTGTGCCAGGTTTCTGCACCAATGCAAGGGAAAGTGAATTATTGTTATAAGAATTGTAATTATTAACAATGTAATTAAATATGCATGTTCGCATGATTAATTCAAGCAACCTTTCCTAACCTATTTTACATAGATATTGTGGTCAAGATGAGTGGAATGTTAATTTACAGATAATGCTGGCAATACACACAACATCTAGTAGTAAATAGCCCAAGTAAACATCCCAACTAGTCCACCACAGGGATCAATGAATGAAGATATAGATTCTGGCAAAACATGTTACGCATACAAAATCCATTGGGTCTCGTATGCTAGCCAGTTTTTAAAGCATGTTACTGCTTGTGTGAATGTAAAAATAGCTTTAATATAACTGCTTCTCTGCTCTTAGTATAACTCTGCTACTCTGTTGATAGTAGTGGCATCCATGTTACCAGTTTCTGAAGCTTCACTAGCCAAATACAAAGCTCATTTTAGCTCATTAGTAATGCAAAAGGACACAAATATTTAGGATTTAGATATAGCTCTACTGGATAAGTAAATTAGAGGAGGAATTAAGTTaaaatgtgcatgtttgtagtCTATCAAACACAAAGGACCAGGTGCATGTGTACATCCACAATCGTTTTGTAATCGAATGGGTATCCTTTATTATTCGCTAGTGTTTCACACCAATACACCACGTGACCTTTTTTGGCTTTAAACACACCTTCCTGAATATGGTTTGAACTTATTATGTATTCAACTATTATGTATTAATGAAATCACACAGTAGTGGGCATTAGGTCTGTACTTTGAGGCAAAGATACAGGCAAACCAGCCAGATTAACGCCATTATTTTCGCTGCGTTTCGGCTCAGGATGCTGCCTCCAGCGGGATTGGTTGAGCCCTCCCTCCACCTACCAAAATAGACATTTGCCAGAGGCTAGCCACACACCCCAGCAGCTGGTAACTAGCTAACACGTTCGTGTGTGCACCTGTCTGGTCTTCTCTGGTCTCGCCCAATCTGACAGACAAGTCGACATTTTACCGTCCCCTATTCTTATTCTATTTCAACAATTCAGCAGCCTACAAATACCACTTCTATACAACTTTACTAGATGAGTGGCAAATAGCATTTTTGTAGAAATCGTGATACTCAAAAGTTAGTACACAAACTACCCTTCATGTGCGCCTGTAACTTTAACGCACTCGAGGGAGTGACTATCCTGAAGCTTGTTGACGCTTTAACATCCTTAACTTCAGCCACGAGGTTTGTCACGCAACGCTAAAGCTTGCTAGCCATCCATGATACGTGAGCTAATCGGCTAAGTTAGCCTGCTTGCTAGTCTTACTGAgtcactgtgtgatttcacaCCAGACCAACAATTAAGTGATTTGTTTGAGTACTACATGGCGGGAACACAAGCACCTTGTTAGCGTTAAATGCAAGCTATATCAGAGCACATAACACCACCATGGAATCGCGCGCACATTAACGTTAATTTGTCAACATGAATACGAAGACCACTTTCCCAAGTTAGTGTGAACTAAAGGCCTAAGCCACAGgagatgtaggctaatgttagttACACATACCAGAAATACACAGAGGGGAAAACATGTTTCTCAAGTGTGAGAGGTTAAGGGTGTTAATGCAAAATTCGCAGGAAAACCGACAACGTATTCAAGACTTTCTGCTAAGCATCCCAAGTCCCTTAACGCTACACAAAAGGGACCATGTTGACCTCATGGGGGGGGCTTGGACTTTCAAGCGCGCAACTTGCACCAAGACATTCGAGTCTTCAAATTATGGACAGACGATTAAGTAAACAACCATACCATCCTTCTTAAGGGCTACGGGTGCCTGtgtttcttctttcttctcggGAACAGGGTTCTTCCTGTCTTTCTGAGACTCTTTTTTGGCCACCTTTGCAGCTTGGGCAGCAGTCTTGGCGGCACCACCAGGAACCGCGTCCTTCTTCTTTTCTGCCTCCTTTAAAACCTCGAATGGGTCATCTTCGTCGTCTAATAGCTGGTCGAACCGATTGGTTACAACACAGCCAAAACCTTCTTGCAGATGTCCGGGCATGATGGCGCCCCTTCAGCAGGATTCTCCTCCGATTCTACGAGGCTTGGTGCGAACACTTCGCTAGTTGATGCCACAAGATGGCTGGGAAAGGAATTGCCTTCTCTTCCGGCGTGATAGACATCCGGGACTTCAACTCCTGCGCCATGTGGGGCATGTAGTCTTGACAGGCCAGGGCTATACACAGAGCAATGGTAGGAGAACTACTAGTCCCAACAATGCCAAGCGAACAATGCACTTGCCTCAAGTGAAAGCCTGCCTGTCAGTTTACGTGCTGAGGGATGCGTTTTCACCACAAACCTGAAAAGCCTGTCAAGAATGTAGCTGTTTTTAATAATGTTTGGAACACTTCCAGATGGCAGTTTGCAGACTTATGCAAAGTTGTATGGACAACGCTAAGTGTTAAGTTATTGCAAATGGAAGATAGATGTAGGCTTACTCGTACAAAATAACTTTCTTTATAACAGTAGCATATCCACTGTTTTGTCGAGGTGCTCCTTGTGGCTATCAGAATGTTTAGGCCGCAGTTAACAGTAGACAACAACTGAaacagtgtttctttttttctgtggtGCGCAATTCAATTGTTTTCCGTATtggccccatgtgtgtgtgacttatgCCACTTAGCCTAAATGAGCTGTTGTGTGCAACATGTTGATGTCAGATCTGCTGTCATTGTATGTGGTCTTAAAAGTATGGGCGCACATGAAATAAGCCTAAAGCCTAATAACAGCCAAGATCACGCTGTCTCATGGACGGGAGGCCTTTTGAGGCGAACACAACATATCAGCTAACAACAACTGTGCCTTAAACCAGTATAGGCTAAGGCTTTTGTGTGTTGAAGACACTTGGATTGAATAGGCCATATGAAGATGAACTCGATAGGCTACAGAACGTTTTGTCACGTTCTTTTTAGAGATGTTGCATAGACATAGGCCTAAGTAAAATTTCCTTTTATATAGCTTACGCTGAGGTCAAAGATGTAGATTGGGTTAAGGCCATTTGTGCTTTAAAAACCATTAGCAGAATCTTGAATTGGATCCTTAAATGGACTGGGAGCCAGTGAAGGGAGGCTATAAAGACTGGGGTAATAAGCTCCAGTTTTTTGTGTAGCCTACCAGTCAGCCTTGCCGCAGCGTTCTGGGCCATCTGCGGCGTGACAGTGATTGGGGGAGACAGATAGAAGGAattgcagtaggctaggcctaatcAATTATCTatttgagaccttgaatttcccctggggatcaataaagtatctatctatctatcaagcCGTGATGGAGGCATGAGTGGCTTCTAGGTTGTGATATGACAGAAAAGGTTTAAGTTTTGGTGATGGTTCTTAACTGATAAAAGCTCCTCTCGACAGTAGCCTAAACAGAgatctgtttatttatttattattttttatttttttatttaaaggacAGTGCACATTGatcaacatttctgtaaatgtgccaGTGTTAGCCAGCAGGCTAATTTTCAACTGTAGTCCATTGGCAAGATGTTATACTAGGCACATggtggctaaaaaaaaaacattaaatcacatAGCAATTGACATACAGCAATAGAACATAATGCCATAATACTAGCTccaataaaacatttaaaacatgtttatcAAGACAAAGCCCAGAGTCAAAGATAACACCCAACTTCTTACATGTGGTTTTGACAAATGAGGAAAGGTGACCTAAGTTGTCAGTGAGGGTTGTTCCGAGATATAGACATAAACAAAATGTTTGGTCACATCTTCAGTAGAAATAGGCTAAGCAGTCGACAAAAGACATATTTCTGGCACGCATGCATAGAAGTGCTTAGAAACGTTTTGATGTTGTAGACCACGTAATAGTCTACTACAAAATAGAATGAAATTATGTTGCTGATGGCATCATCACAATGGGGTGTGATGCAGCATCAACAAAACGCAGCGTCATATGGGAACGGGACCACATACAAAACATCTCTGAACTAGATTGACTTTTAAATACACCtgttaattaaaaaaagaaaaccctcAGGAGTGAATCATGTCAAATTCCGTGAGCGAGGCAATGATTGAATCTTAtgctttgatgttttttgtgATGGCGACGTTTTTTATCTATTTCTGCGGTATGGTTTGGGCTTTTTGCAACCCAAAACTGAGCGGAATTGATGACGATATTCTTGAGTCCGAGACTCATTATCTAACATTTAACGACATTCCACTGGAGCATCTGGCTTCGCCAGAGCAACTGCAGAGAACACGGGACTGGATTGTAGAGACTTCAAAGTGCACTGCAGGGTTTGATACCACTTTAATAGACGACGGAGGAGAACGTAGGGGACGTCATACATTTACCTCATCATGAACATGAATGGACACATTGCTTTTCTTTAAAGTAACTGCTTTAGGCTATAGCCTGCTTAGTTTTTTGGAGCGGCCACAAAATGGAATAACAGCTTTTAGACAAACTATACAGGTGAGGTGATCTACAAGGCGGTCAGTGTCCTTCTTTAACCGAAGCTACTTTAATGAAATATAGGAAACCTGAAGATTTTGTATTAATAACAAATCAATAGAAGAGCACGTAATGGATGGGCTTATTCTTTCAGATTGTAATTGTCCTGTCTATCAGGCTATGAAGTTATGGAAGTGGGGGAAAACGTTTCACAATTAAAATGTGTTGCAGTGTTCCATTGCTGTTATTTACTTGGCTTTAGATCAGAAATGGTGCATAGCCTATAAATTCTGCAGGttgattgtgtgcatgtgttcttcCATACAGCTTTTGAAGTTCACTAACTGCTCTAAGTTTGGAGAAGCTCTACTGCTAAAATATCTTCATTAGCCTATACTGACCTTAGTGCTCAAATGTCATGAGGACAGTTCCACACACTGGAGCATGTTCGCCAGACGAGTTCCACATTAAAGCTCTAAAAAACGTTGTCAGGCTTTACCATTTTTGTCTTAGAAAGCCCATTCCAACAAGGAGGAAATATGTATCTTCCAAAGTTTTTATTACACTGTTGGTACTATGAATCACAGtttaacattattattaacATATGTATACTATACATACATCACATATTCTGCATACAtcattcacaatatgtaatgcattatgtaaaGAGAATGTACACAAAGGCACATTGCTTATTTTGTAAAGGGAATGTACACAAAGGCACTCTTTAACACATCTGAACAGTTactgaaaacacaaaaaaacatgagTGGCATGTGAAAGACAATACATTCcagaagtgaagcacacactgtgcatcatgtttttaaatgtatttttattgatTAAAGCTTGCTATAGAATATGCCAACAACTAAATTAACTCAAGGTCATTATCTGGAAAATAACAGAAGATAAGAAAAGAACAGTTTTGAACATCAAATTTCATAATAAACGGGGAATGCAAGCTGCACACTTAACTGTAGAGAACCATGCTATTGTGACACGATTTCCCATGCCGACCGAGGTCGCGGCAATGGAAGGTGATGACACTGCAGACTCAGTGTCCCTGTGCCCCAGCCCGTCCTTTATTTGATTCCGGATGGCTGCTCTGTGTTCACAACAGAACAGAGAGGttgagagggacagagtgaCATCATTCAAACCAGAACAGCTGGTTCTGCCAGAGGACAGTTCACAGTAATCAGCAAATAATTAGGACTGATGTTCAGGGCCTGTTCTGGTTTTAAACAGGATGATTCTGTCACAAAGATATACTGAAGATGTAATATAATGCATTAGATTAGACCTCACCTCAGCTCTTGCAGCCTGAAGGAATTGCAGAGCTAATGCAGCATCCTCCAAAGCAAACTTTACTGATTCCCCAAACTACTGGAATGTTAATTATCTTACAATTCCCTTAAAAGCCATATGATACGATTTCACAAGACGTGGGAAAAGGAATTAAACCTCAATGTTGAATGTACCCCAAATGTTAGGCTTTAGGcagtttaaacattttatttgagGTTTGTTTTAGAAGGCTAACTTCAAAGAGGTGACAGACATATttctattgaaaaaaaaaaaaaacaatcctgtCACTGGCAAAATATTGCCAATATGTCATTGAATAGTGAAATGTGACATCAATAACTAAAAACTCTCAGGGAGTTCTAAACGAGGTAATTATTGCATGATCAGTTTCCTTGATAAATTAAATAAAGTTGGCAAAGCCAATATTGTCTTTTGTATTGCATCAGTAGGTGTGAACTCCTTGACCAAAGGACCTGAGGTGTGGGAACCAACACCCAACAACCAACACCTTGTTTGAGTTGGGACCAAAATAACCCTACAGATGATAGGATTTTGTTCAAATTACTGATGCCATATATTACTGGCCTTCCTCTGCCAATTTCTTCCGTAATTTGTCTTCAAGGTCTCGCAGCTTTTTATAAAGGGCCTCTGACCAGTCTTCATCAATATCCATCTAGAGAGTGACAAAGATATTGATAGATGCGGTTAAGTGTGCTTTACATGACATAATGGTGTTAccttaaaaatgaaaatattaaatgAACAAGAGTAGACCATGCTATGATGCTTAGGATggaaataaatcataataacgtaaaagaaaataaaggaaaTAACTGAAACAGAGCCCTAGTTTACATGTCACTATGAAAGTGAGGCTCAACACTTTGTGAAAGATCATAAATATGTTTCTACTCTAATGTCCCATTGGTGTTAAAGAGCTATCCATATAAGTTAGCAATTGGTAGTAATGTTGAGTTGTTACAGGCTTTTGATAAGGTGTTTGTGTAATGTTCTAATGTCCAGTTTACATCAAATTGCACTGCTTTACCAGCACACATCATGCAACTTCTGACAAAGCTGTGCTGGCATGTATGGATTAGAGGTGGTTTTCTGCGGCACTAAACCAGCCCATTTCCAAGGTGATTAAATTGAAAGGAGATAAAATAGTGATAAGCTGGAGGGTTGTCTGTTCTGACCTTATGAGACTGAGTGTAGTTTTTGCCGAGCCCAGAGGTCAAACTGTGGTATTTGACCAGAGGATCCAGGGACTCAGGTTTCTGCATGAACAGCCAGAACTGCCAGAGAAAGAACAGGAAAAACAACAGATGAAATGACAGCTGAGTCACTGTGGACTGAGAGGAGAGCACTAAGGGTTGACCAAGGACATTACTGTGTATTCAATACGGGGACGGCTGACAGGGGTGTGTGTAAGGACAGATCAATTAATTGAGTCATATCCATCCTCTCACATAATCCTGTaagaacatacagtatattgtaaCTAGCTTTCTACCTGACCAGACACTCATTTCTGTTCAATCAACTATAATGTCAGTCCTACACAGTGGTATTGTTGTACATCCACCCCTTCCACACTGAAATCACATTTTTGCACCCAATTAATGGGACAAATTACAAGAGGTATTAAAATGGTGTTTAGGGTGTGTTCTTGCTTTGACTGATATATAgacttttttaaaataatttgttgttgttgttttttattccAATCTTTAatcacattttctttttctgttgttatttgattgttgtttttgtattgtattgaTTGTTATCTCAGAGCATTGCTGTATAAAAGAGCTTAATATGACTGATCTTCCCTGAATAAACaatggatgatgatgatgatgatgattccCAGTTCAGGGGAACCCAGTTCTAATGTAAGAGGCAGGGGATGCATGTTCTCAGACAGCTGTGCCTGACATATTTGTGGAGAGGGGTTGGAAGAAGTTGATGTGTGGGAGAAAGAAAATTACTGACAGGGCTACCACAAAATAAATGGCCTACAGCCTATAAATTGAAATGAAAGTCACTGACTTTTGCATTTTTGGTTCATGCTTGAGTGTGAGTAACAAGAAAAGCCCCACGCTTTTAACAGGCGCAATATACTAGATAAGTGAGTCAGAGTGTGTCAGAATTTATATTCCTTTATAGCGTTGTCTTATGTTTAGTTAAAGGGAGTACATTTCACTTTCAGTTTGGCGACAGTAACTTTACTGTCGCCAAACTGAAAGTGAAATTTACTCCCTTTTACTAAACATTAGACAACGCTATAAAGGAATTCCTTATGGCACCTACAATGTTCGCTTTCACTCTGTAGACGAAGTTAATGTTAAAAGACAGCTAAATTAAGTTAAGTAAGCTACACAGTGTGTTTGCTTTACATTACATTCAGAACATTAACTCAATTGTAAGATATGCAATCTTGCTGACATGTGCCTACATTAAATTTCCAAGACAAGTTGAAGCACCCGACTTAAAAACCTAAGATGGTAAAATACCAGTGTCATCAAAAGTGTTTTAAGTGAATGTATTCTATAATTCATAGTGCAAGTGTGGTGTAGCCTTCCAAGCGTCTGGCTGGCGGAAAATCAAGGCTGCCGCATATCTTGAGGTTACAGGTAACAGGAGCAGCTAACGCTGATTAAAATGCATGTTTTCATGTGCACTAATTTTAAAAGTGATAAAACTGCCATACGTTGGTCTAAACACAAGAGGgtgtttttaaacaaatatcAGCAAAAAACTTTAAGAGTCAAAATGGGTCCAAATGTCACTAGAGAGCACTGTAAATAGATAGCCTTCCATTTAATGAGGCAATAACGGACACAGCATGAAGTATTGCTAACAAACATGTTATAGCCTTTAACTAACTGTTTCATCTATACCGTCTGTATAAATGATATTAGTAGAAATTGTTGTGCAGATCATAAGTGATTTCTACGATAGAATATGGTCTGAGTAACATTcaataatttagatattttgAGTCAACGGTCAAGTTAGATATTTTGATCTATTTGGAGAGGCTTGATACCGTATGGTTGTCTGTTGATAGGAAGAATAGTAGGTTaatacacacagtacacataccAATGCCTCTGCTCCGTTGTAAGGTGTCAAGGTGAACGTGTTGGTGAAGATTCTAATCTGTTCAAACAGAAGACAAACAAAGAAGACGGTAAAATAGTTCAAATATATAAAAGTCCTACAGTTTTCCAACATGATGAGCACAATGCAACCAATGGCAGGAACACAATGAGTAAGTCCAATCATTTTTGTAAGTTGAATTTTATCTGGATTTATTTTACAGGTATAATTATAATGATTGTGCCAAGTTTTCCACTCACCAGCCACAAAATGGGCATAAACAGTGTCCAAAAGAAGGATGGCAGGATCCCATATGTGAGATTGGTCATTACCAGTCCTGGGCAAATCACAGACGAATACAAGCCCTGATGGACAGGGCAGAAAATTATAAAggtgtaatattttttttctgaataATCACAGATCATCCAGAAAAATTACATTTGTGAAATATGTCAGACAAAAGAAGAACAATGATTGTGTTTACAGCGTAGCCAAAATGACCTGTCCTCATCCGTCAACACACAATACGATTTTTACTTTATTACTGTGAGTAttgagtgcaaatgtgtgtatgtaccctGCTCTGTTCCTCTCTTGCCTTGAATCTATGTTACCTCAATATTACCCACAAAGATTTCTCTGCAGTTTGTAGTTACCCACTACCGACTCAGAATTCACTACAATAAAAGCTCTGGGGCTATCTACAAGAAACAAACACTATCACTACAATAGAAGCTTAGGCCACAGCACACAATGTCATGTCACCCAGCAAATAGGGGTATGAGCTGAGCCCACCTGCTGATTGTGTTTGCGGTTCAGAGCAACACTGAGCAGGTCTGAGGCGTACTTGGAGGAGCTGTAAGGCTCTGTGCCCTTCAGGTGCTGAAGGTCCTCAAGGCTGAAGGCAGATCGGTGGGCATTGCTGGACGATGTCCAAATCACCTGCGAGGCTTGATCAGGCTTACATAATAAAGGCTCCAGCTCTCTGACCTGCAACAGATCAggtgacaacaacaacaaaaaaaaaaaaaacaggttacTGTGAGACAACCTGAAAGTGATTATGCCCGACATCTCAAGTTCCTGGGTCTCAGAAAGAACACATCCGAGCATCCGAGTAATTGTTATGGGTTCAACTGAGTACAGACTCTTGATAATGCATGTACTGGCTGCTTGTTTGTTggaaaaaatctaaataaaaccATTTCCATTGAATAATCTTAGTGATGAAACAACACAGTGCATTCCAAACTACTTGTTACTTGATGATGATGAAACATGATCCTTGAGAATACTACAAACTCGGGTATCTGTGTAATCAGGGTTCTAAATGaacttttttgatcaccagccaatgtggctgGTAACTTTCTAAAGTTACTAGCCATTCAGAATTTCTGCTAGCCAATTTGTTTCCGGTAAAAATAAGATAattatgagtttatgagatgagtgtcactgaatgcatttgatcTTTATTAACATTGTTGGCATGGATATACTATCTAtatctatttctctgtcgatatcctcatcccctgctccattcctcttctcgcccccataagtctgtcccaaccaccgccgcatttagtttaatcttaacttaataaaaatgagatatcaattatcatcaacaatgacaagccagctggaagctgctactcattttctctcccactcacgtGTGCTCAGacgcgttctcaattaaatgcagtagcatacagtgttgggagtaatgcattaaaaaagtaatgtaattacagtaatgcattgcttttttgctgtaatgcagtaatgtaaggcattaccaatacaatttcagtaaaattttactcggtacaattctcagtaactgaagttactttgctttttaatccaaaattgagaaatgctcaattggcaccagagaagattatccaagaattt from Alosa alosa isolate M-15738 ecotype Scorff River chromosome 9, AALO_Geno_1.1, whole genome shotgun sequence includes:
- the hsd17b7 gene encoding 3-keto-steroid reductase — protein: MMRQVVLVTGANSGIGLALCQRLLTQDSQIQLCLACRNMKRAEAAQQALLSSHPDSEVALLKLDVGNIRSVLHAAQEVKLRYSRLDYIYLNAGIMPNPQLDIKAFFKGLFSCNVINMFATAEGILTQTDNVTSDGLQEVFATNLFGHFLLVRELEPLLCKPDQASQVIWTSSSNAHRSAFSLEDLQHLKGTEPYSSSKYASDLLSVALNRKHNQQGLYSSVICPGLVMTNLTYGILPSFFWTLFMPILWLIRIFTNTFTLTPYNGAEALFWLFMQKPESLDPLVKYHSLTSGLGKNYTQSHKMDIDEDWSEALYKKLRDLEDKLRKKLAEEGQ